The Quercus lobata isolate SW786 chromosome 9, ValleyOak3.0 Primary Assembly, whole genome shotgun sequence region ACTTTTCAATTCCCCACTGGTTAGTTTCAGTGGAGATAGAATTTATCCAAGAGGAATTGTCTCATTGTCCATCACAGCAGGAACACATCTAGCCCAAGTAACAATCCAGGTTGACTTCCTGATCGTCGATTCTCCATCGTCCTATAGTGTCATCCTGGGACGACCTACACTGAATCGGCTTAAGGCTGTAACCTTGACTTATTGTCTAAAAGTGAAGTTTCCAACCCCGCACGAGAGAGGGAAAATATGCGGGGATCAACTTCTGGCTAGAGAGTGTTACCAAGCAATATTAACTTCAAGAGAGAACCACACTTGTGTGGTGGAAGAAGAAACGTGGAAAACTACTCCAGAGCTAGAAGATGTGAGCCTAGTAGAAGGAGACGTTACCAAAGTAACAAAGGTGGGAGCAGGACTTGACTCAGACCTGAAGGGCAATGTAACACCCCgacccaatttttataattaaactatgtgtttaagtggttaagtattattagtatttttaagccacttacttacaaaaaataatagaagagtatttaataagcatattattttataatgccattgaatgagaattgtaaagattatacaTAATTGAATTGCTATcggtattttaaatatatactaagtatgtgtaaaattatattaagtggTTTAAGTTATTAGATATATAATTGTTGGTGTTTAATTAATGTATAAAGGtaaggatatatataaatatatatatatatatatatatatatattataagtgTGAAGGCAAGAAAAGTTGAAAGTGGGTGGGATATTTCTTTCCCTAGCCATACACGTATCCACCCCAACCCTCTGTTGCTTCTACACGGCAGCCCTCCCTTTCTCACCAACACAATATATTCTTCTCTAAAGatgaaattaaacaattaaccCTAAGGTTTCAGCTTCAAATTGTTGTGGGTAAGTAATTAAACCTCAtctgattttgtgtatttggatAGTATAATTGTTTGCTTACTTTCCCTCTTTGTTCTCTGCTCTGTTTTTGGAAGTTGAATTGGTGATTCTGTTTTAGTGATTTGAAGGTTTAATGATATTATGGTTTATTTAATGTTTAATAACATAATTTAGTATGTTAAttataggtataaaaatacccaaatgaaattaaggcttattgctatttgttgatgattttgtaagaatatgttctgaagctgtcactgtgacagattctgtgttcatgcatgttaaattatgtattaaattttatatagtgaatttggatgctagggataATTCCTATGAAACTTAAGACACTTTTGGTTGTTATTGAATTGGTCTCATAGCatttggatgaacataaaattaatggtttaatttataagttgcatGAATTTCTGacaggacagatttgagtatgctgtctttcgtgatttttagtaaatcatgggtttatgctttgactccgaaatttttaGGGTATATACTGGACATATAGGGGAGTAgttatgtaaaatttcatgacaattggatgtgtttgagtagcccgtttgtattttacaaatggagccTATGCTGCTGGAATAGAACAGTGAATAGTAAGGGACATGCCtaactttgtggatttaattattaagttagggtgaatgttttgagctataatttgaTATGCTTATCTTTTGGTATGTTTCGATCATAGATTAATTTTGTGTAACTTGTTTTGAGGTTTAGTACCCAAAGGAAGGGGTTGTAAACCATGAGATGGTTGTATGTATGAAGCTGTTTTGCCCGACGTGTTGTATGTTATCATATGAATCTATATAGTTACATGATCATGcttaaaagattttatatttatgcatgCATTATTGCCCTAACCTTAAAGCactttttgaaataaagttagCTCTTTTAGAGATATGAGATTAATATAAGAATGTTGGtttctctaggattttgtacttgttgttgatgaatgtatttttgtttgtgggaaCCTCGTTGAGGTGAGATTAGGATTTCCTTAATTCTAAGAAAtaggctttgagatgaatgtgaAGTTTATGGTAAAGAATTATGGATAGTAATAAGCTTTGATTtatggtttaggtgttaccagtatccaagtctaagctccttcgactttaggctctcggttcctctgctttcaggtaagggataagttatatgggcattcggtaagtcatgaggttattttaaagtatattatgcattaaaatgtttttttgattagagatatggcatgTAATCATTAATCTGACAAAGATATGTTTGTGAGCTTTCAAAACCCCATGTATATGATTTCtgcatattgatgctattattgATTTCACGAACATaatgtttaatgaaaagaatggaagtgctatgattatgaaatgttatgcaaaagaagaaaatttcagtatgatgtaaagtatgaaatgttttcgggttatgtcctctggtAATCTGAACTCGGCtagtaggggttaattactggctttccatggaaatatgttatctgtttggccatttaaagtagaggaaatggggctgcccgtaactctaggccatttaaagtagaggaaatggggttgcCCGTAACTCTAATTTGATTAAGGCCTTCTCCCCAATGTGTACGGACGGCGGGGAGGAACAAAACTTGGAGGGGATGTGCCATCAGGCCTCCCAAAGGGGACAATATCATACACACGGGGGCACCCAAATGTGATGAGGCCTTCTCTGTACAGCTTATCAGATATGGACTAACTAATATGATATGAACagctatgttatgttattaatcatgagagaattattttgtttaaatgcattatgaaaagttaaaagctctcatgaaaataagaagtttctaatgaaaagaaagctgttcattaaagataaagtttctgatgaaagTGCGGGttatgtttaaaagttatcagatatctgtttttatgaaacgttaagttttATTATCATGAAAGTTATAGCATTCTAtgagaagaagtttataaagaaaagttttcttattagtcAAGTTGTTTCTAACTTAATACAAAGTTGCCGATTAtttgatttaagttaaaataattatcttGTAATGAGAAAATATGTATGAAGACTTTGTAGGAAGTGAAAGAAGTTTAATCTGAAAGGTTTTTGGTAATATTAAActgataagaaaaaggagaacaattattttctatgaagAGCGTATactattattatgaatagtattaaatactatgcatgaaaagatgttctcctattcgaatattcatagaatgaaatgatctgatttacatgcatccttattgaattctcatatatcttacctttactgagctgtgtagctcaccccttccactctttcagttaacaggttttattttggagcagagggagccttagtcgagttttggaaggagctggttttagtttgatatgtatagatcctaaattagcaTTCTGACGTTTAGCTTTATAGttattgtgtattttaggatcAAATGAAGGTTGTGTATACCTTAAAGTATCAAGATATGTATTATGTAAAAGTGTGGAAATTAAATGAttggtggattatgttattCTTTGGAGTACAATGTAGATGCTCTGAATGTCAAGTCAAaggttatataatttaagtaatGAAACAAggattgaaaagaaaaggaaagctttcggtaaaagttttgtaaaagttaagtggttcttgttaatatcaggtttaggcttgatattagcatgccggtcatggtcacaaatctGAGTattgggtttggggcgtgacaggCAAGATCGTGGAGTTCTTGAAGTAGAACCTGGATATTTTCGCTTGGACtcatgaagacatgccaggCATAGACAAAAAAGTGATAGAACACAAGTTGAATGTCGATCCTACCAGAAGCCTGTCCAGTAGGAGCGACGAATTTTTGATCCTTAAAGGAACAAAGCTATTGTGGAAGAGGTGGAGAAGCTTTTCACAGCTAGGTTCATCAGGGAAGTATACTACCTTGAATGGCTAGCCAATGTTGTCATGGTGAAGGAGTCCAATGGGAATGGCGCATGTGTGTTGAATTTATAGACCTCAACCATGGTTGCTCGAAGGATAGCTTTCCACTTCCCACGATTGACCAGCTAGTGGATTCAACAGCAGGCCATGAGCTGTTAACCTTCATGGATGCGTTTTCAGGCTACAACCAAATCTGCATGAACAAGGATGACCAGGCTACAACCAAACCTTAACTTCGTCTTCAAGTATCTCCATATCAATTTCTAGAAGTCCAAATTAGAAAAGTCCACGGCTAAACAGTGATGCTTTATTGTCCACCAACACAGAAGCTTGAACCCTTTGAAGTATTGCATAAACTGAAGGTCTGAAAACTCCTCTGACTGTTTGAACTTCTAGataatcttctctctctcttcatcagTCTATAAAAGGGCAGCCTGAATCTCTCCATCCTTCTGGATGACGAGCGCCTTTTCCACGCGCAAAGCTTTAACAAGCTCCTTTACCTTCTGTTTCACGTCATTCACCTCATTCATGGCATTAATCAAATCTTTCCTTAATGTGGAGCACTCAACCTCAACGGATTCCACCTTTGAAGTAGCCACCACAACCCTCTCCTTAGTGTTCAAATAGTCGGTTGTAATGCTCAGCGACTCCCCAAGAACCTAATAGGAAACCAGTAAGTAAGGAGAACATTATGCATAATCACTTGTACAAAAGACTATAAAAGGGACGCTGGAAGAGCAAAACTACATACTTGCACCAACTTATAAATATGTCGACTGACTAACTCATGGGAAGGGATAAACGACAAACCCTTGAGTTCATCATCGGTAATCGCATTATGAGCTCGGCCTATAGCGGTGGCAAGATCATCCCAAACGCTCCTCCCAATTTTAGATTTTCCCTTCGCACGAGTAGTTGGGGGAGTGAAGGCAGTCacttccaaggatggagtatgAGAAGAAGGGGCTGTATGAATGGATGGAGAAGCAGCAATCTCAGTTTTCTCGTCAGTCAACTTCCTTTTCTTCGAGTCAGTAGTCAGATTGGACAAGGGCTCATTCTTCAGATCCTTGATACGGGCGTACTTATCTTTGCTTTACCTAGTggccatttttgctaaaaaaaaaagaaaagcaagtaAGAAGGTCAAGCAGGGAATAGACGAAGCTAAGGAATTTATGAACAGACAATCTTACTCTTTTCCTCTCGGCAAATTTTTTCCAATACATATTTTGAAGGCTCGGGACCTAAATAGCAGTCAAACAAATGACGAGGATCAACGAGGTCATTAAAGTCCTCAATCTCACGAGCGTATGCAAGAGCAGCCCGGACCTGATGACGATGTTTATCTTCTAAATTAGGACGATCAAGCACTGCAAAAAGACAGAAGGAAGACATTATTAGACGAACACTTACGATTTGAATGAAaaacaaggaaagaaaattaaaatacgCACCAAGTACTGGGACTTCCCATTTTTGTAATAACCTTGGGACTTCCCCCCAAAGATCGTCAAACAGGGTTTCCTAACCCTTActagaaataaaaaagtatcACGATTTCCAATCATGGAAGGACAAAGGAAAACCTCTAACAACCCTAGATTTCCAGTCCCAAGGTAAAAGTTCAAAATACCTATAGTGGGTAGAAGCTTTTAAATGATACAGAAACAGGAATTCATTCAATGTTATCATCTCCGCATCACAGGCAGACACCCAGATTGACATACAACTTATGATCGTCCTCCAAGCATTAGGGACAAGTTGACCTGGGGCGATTTGAAATCCATTCAAAAGCTGTATGATGAATGGATGGACCGGAAAATGGAGGTTGCACAGAAAGTCAACCTCGTAAAAGCATACCTCTCTGTGGGCAAAATTACAAGCTTTTTCACCCAGGCAAGGCAATCTGATAGAGGTACCCTTAGGAAATTGGAAACTCTTCCTAAAACCCTTTAAATGACTCTCTTTTAAGGAACAAGACTCGGAAAGGGCGTGCAAAGGGCGTGAGGAAGAAGATGAGGGCAACTTTGAAGCCGTGGTATCAACTAACTTATTCAAAGACTCAGCATTGGAAGATAATCCAATCTCCAACTCACTAGACCTAACATCATCTGCCCTATACTCAACGGGGTCCATCTCGTAATGGTGCCTAATCAAAGATTGACGGATTAAAGGttagagagagaacaaaacGGGCCTAAGTGCTGAAAAACGGGACACGAACAAACCCACTCGGGGACGCCGACCAGAAGAATACTCTAAGAAAACTCCCAACCGAGCAAAGAAAAACGAGACCGAGGGGCACTGTTGACTTAGGAATTCAAAACCAACCATCAAAACATAGGGAAAAGAAACCTTACCAGGAAATTTTGAAAGATGAAGATCTCTCAGCGCTTTGAAGTTCAGACCAAATAGGGCGGGGGATGAGGAACAGTTTTCTCTAAAAGGAAAACTTGGAATTAATGCGTGCCAAAAATCAAGAAAGCTTCGCACGTGCCACGAACAGGAAACTAACATGTGTTCGTTCCCTGAAGAATAGTCGCTTCAAATTTAAAATGAGAGGCCGAATTTCGGGAATTGTAAGGATATGAAGTGTCACGTCCAGTCACATTCCAAAGATCGTCCAACACCTTGACGACCAAGGAATGGGGGGCCAACTGACGGATATCAACGTGGAGATCGTCTAGATAAAAGACGATCTTAGCCACACTCAGATCAGGAAGAAGATTGAGGGCAAGACCCCGTCACCCTCATAGATGAGACAAGCCATCACTCATTGAAGTACGAATAACTGCCCACAAGACAGCTGTCAAGCAATGAGTGCGCCAGAACAGTTACAAGAGCAATGATAGCTTGACGGCTATCCGTTACACCTTAAAGGGAATCATCAGTGTCAATTAATGTTACGTTTCTCTCAGGAAAAAAACGCTCAGAAAAACAATTGCATTAACAGACATAACTGCACCTATCCATAGCAAGCTATAAAAAGGAGAATAGAACTCAGGTAAAAGGCATGTAAGAATTTTGGATATTCACCTGTAATAGAATTCCTTTGAAGGTTGTTTTTGCTGACTTAAGCATCAGAGTATTTTCAATCAGCACCACGCAAGAGAAACCTCCCTTGCTTCCCTTTTTCTTGACAACAAGTATCAAAGACTGTCCATCAGCACTGACGAGGAGCATATTGACGAGGTCATTATCCAGCCTCATCAAAAATCAACCACGAAGATAATGCTGCCACTATGAGGGAAAGATGCTGATGTTGTTGGTGagttgtatttaaatttttttatattctgatGTGTTGGTGTGTTTCCCTTTTGTTGGGTGTGGCTGAATTTTGCATTAACAAAATATCAATGGAATTGTATGGgtttgtttatgggttttgtattttgtgtGACTTATTTGTGggtttatttctatttcatttaattttgtgGGTTTGTCTTTCTATCtttgtttgtatttggattGTGTGGGTTTCATTTGGATTTTTCTATGTGGCCATGTGTCCACTGGTAAACTGTGCATAGCAATGTTGTTGtgggtttcaattttttgagttatttgtGAGGTTTGGTTAACTGAGTTGATTTAGTTTTGTAAAgatatttttggtgattttatgttttttatagTTCAAGTGGCTCtaattgaaatgaaattaacTGTTTGAagaaatgcctctatgagttaTCTATTATTGGCAATGTCTTTACCCTTATCTTCCTTTAACCCCAATGTAATACATGGTAGCCCCACACCAACTTGTTGTTCGTGTTGATTTTCTATCATGTTTCTCTGATAATATGTAACATGTAATTACTTATCAACAATTTCATGCAATTGATATGTGAAAGGGACTAGCTAAGCCATTTGAACAAGTAACGAAAGAATTGTTTAGCTGAAACCTTGTATGACCAAACTTTGCACAAATGTATGATCCTACATTTTTAGAATAGCTACACAATATGCATGATGCTGAGTAGtggtttgagaaaaaaatttatgatgaaAGTGGTTCGGAACAATATCACAGCATCGATATGTGGGATGCCTCCATCCTAGGACTTCCTTTGTTACTAATGTTCTAATTACCATTCatattatggtttttttattttctcaaaatctaAAAACTTAAGGTTATAATTACCATTAacattatggtttttttttttttttgggtaaccaTAATTGATGGCTTTGATGAAACATGTATCTTAATTACGATACACAAACTTGATAGTAAATTAATATCTAAGACAAAAAAattggttattattattgttgttgttgttgttgttaaataTTTGTCTTTCATATTTGGAAGTCACTTTGCATATTCAAGCATTAAAATATGATTCAAaagagacacacacacacacacacacacacacacacaaaaaaaaaaaaaattctatagtactttcagcactTTTAGCTTCAGCTACAACACTTTTAGCTGAAAAACAATCAGCTagcttttaaattattttgctacagcactttcagcaataagttttcaatttcagtaaaataagtaaatcccaaacagaccctagGAGAGCACATATCGGAGTTACCAAAAGCAATTAAAGAAGGAATATTACCTCCAATAAATTGCACCCCTTCCATTTGTTAGTATGTACATAAGATTATGGTATTTGAATGGATtgcagattatcaaaaaaaggagCCCGAACAAATGGATCGTGGATCTCTGGTACCTAGGCTTATGGAAATTTCCACAAGTCCCAGCATGACACTGACAACTAGTGTCACTTTGACTGACCCACTAGGCTAATCACATGAACTAACAAAGTGAAGTGTGTGTAGGGGTGTGCACGGTTCGGTGAGCtcaatttttcccaaatttaTTACCGAACCAATAGGGATCAGTTTTCTAATAATTAAAACCGATGCATACCGCTTAGGGTTGGTTTCCCAACCTAGAGCGGTGCGGTTTCCTGCAGTCGGTTTAATCGGTTTGGTCgatttgaaaagttaaaaattatatttgtttttaatatattaaaaaaaatatattcaacttGTGCATACATAAAAATCTGTTCAATCTATtcaaaaaacagaaacaaaatcTATTCAAATTTCACAGAAACTTCATAAAAAATCTGTTAACCTGTTCACACATAAAATCTATTCAATCTAttcaaaaaacaacaacaaaatctgTTCAAATTTCATAGaaacttcataaaaaaatcTGTTCAACCTGCTCACACAAAatctaatcaatttttttttaaaaataacaacaaaatctgTTCAAATTTCACAGaaacttcataaaaaaatcGGTTCAACCTGTTCACACATAAAATCTATTCAAAAACCTGTTCAATCTATTCAAAAATCTGTTCAGTCTGTTCAAAATATTCAAATCTGTTCACACAAACAGTCTGTCaaaatttcatcatttcatACACACATAAACAATCTGTCCAAATTTTATCATTTCATCATAAACTTGTCCAACCTATTCACACATGACAAATTGtccaaattttttcatttcaaccatgctaaaatgtttttaaattgcCTCAATAAGAGCTTAACTCCCAAAACACTATCACGTAGCGTATAATATCATTAGTGTCACTGTGTGTGTTAGTGGCAATAACAATTGTGGGAGCCCGAGGATTGAGGATGAAGTTGAAGGATTGCAACATTGGTGTGGGAATGCTGCAGGCCACGAGCCCGAGGAAGAAAGCCACCTGAGGAAAGGAAGAAATGAATCAAGGTACTCTGTAGTATTCTAAGCGGGAGCTAGAATCTGAAGAGAGTGGAAGTCAGTGGACAGTAAGGAAGTGACCTGAACAGTGTAAGTCACAGCTAAGCAGATTTCTTCCACTATCTTCTTCAGATGTTAAAAGTAACAATTGTCATAAAAGGAGGGAAGTTAGGTGAGAATGGATGGTGGAGATATGATAGAGGTAGAGATATATAAGGCAAAGGAGGAGTGCTGGAAGAGGGGATCAAGATAGAGGCATCAAAAAGTGATAAgcacaaaagagagagaaaaacaatagTGAACAGTGTAACTATCTATACAAACTTATCCTCCTCGGGCAAGCTGGGAGAGGGATAGATTCCCCCTTTGTTTTATAAGATTAacattttcttctctatttctatCCACGGGCAAAGTCCCCTCTTGttgtttgtttctctctcttacaaatTCTATTGATTTGGGCCAAGGTTGAATTGTGACACTCATTGTTCTAAGTGGGCTTGGCCCGCTAgatattttggtccttacaacAATAAGGATTAATGTATCCACTTAATAACGTATAACATAACCATTTTTCATTGTCCACAAATGCCAAAATAAagatatacaaattaaattaacatttaGGCAAAAGAATGCCAATTGCTTGTATCCCTAATGATAATCCCACCCATGAATAACTAAATAACTACCATTAGTGAAAATTCCACTaccaataacatgtacaaatatAATTAGCATATAGGCAAAAGAATGCTAATTCCCGTAAGTTCATTTGTCCAATAAATCTGTGCACTATGCATCATTTTAGAACTTCTacaaaatactaaacaaaacaaaataaacacatgttaataacaataaaatgtttataaacaataaaatatttataattagtACAAACGAATGATAATGGCAAGTATACTTACATAATACTAACTACTAACTAACTCCAAGCAAAGAGCAGCACATCACTCATCATCATCCAACACAACGGTGATTGGATCCTCCTCCATAGGCATTGGGCAAACTAATGCAATTTCTacaatcccattaaaaaaaaaaaaagattcttaagcatttagcaaataaataaacaattgatGCATACAACAAACGAAatgaacaaatatatatataaatatatatatatatatatatatttatatatatttttaccgTTGTCAATCTCAAAACCATCCATATCCTTCACATTATCCATGCACTCTTGAAGCTTTAttggtctttttttctttgcatccTTCAACCAATTCTGAGTACAAATAAGGGCTTCAATTGTATTAGAAGATAGTGAACTACGGAACAAATCCAAAAGGACTACTGTAGAGACAGTGAACTACTATAGAGACAAGAATAGCCAACACATCACGGGTAATTTGGAAAAGGACTCGATATCTAGAAGAATTCATTTTCCACCACATCAAAATGTCAAAATCTTCCACATCAGGGTCCTCACAAGATTCCAACAAATACCTATCCAACTCAGATTTGCATTCCACACTGTCCTCATCTGCCAAGTGTTGCTTAAACCTATTATTATAGCTTTTAATGCGATCAGAAAATGAAGCATTACCAACACTTGGCCCAGAGTCCCTAGACAATGAAGCTCTCCTACCACTACCACTAGAACTCGAGGCTCCATTTTGACCCACTCTCTCCATATACAACCTCTTCAACGCATCCCGAACCCTAGAGCTCATCACATCCCCCTTGTCCTTTCCATACCATTCCCTAAACCAAAACTTGACATACTTCAAATCTATACCTTGGGGTAAGAACAATAGCAACAAAAGGCATCAAATTGATATTATCTATACTTCCCCAATACTTatcatatttttgtttcatCTCTACTCCCATACTCCTCAAAAGTGGATCCCCATCAACACTACACAACTGCTGCAATTGATCTTCAATGCTAATTAGCTCATGGAAGTATGTATTAGAAGTGACAAATAAGGACccaataaatttcacaaaagTCTTGACATTTTCCCAATCAAGATAGTTAGGAGGACCAATGGGCTTTTTTCCATTTCTATCTGCTTCACAAAAATGAAGTTTGTGACGCCCATCCTCCTCTTTCGACCTATCAAATGCTCTCACAAATTTCAAAGCACAATTTAACTTGAGATAAGTCGAATTCCACATTGTTGGCACATCAAGGGACAACAAACATTTGGctttaattttctcattttcaacacATTCTTGAAACTTCTCAAAACTTGCGGGAGAGGCTCTCATGTATCACACTGCATTCCAAATCTTGGAAATTGATTCATGAATGGAGTTCAACCCACTTTTCACTATCAAATTTAAGATATGCGCACAACAACACATATGCATGAACTCAGTACCCAATATGCTactatctctttcttttgttttcatcTTCACATAATCAATTGCCACATCATTAGAACTAGCATTATCTACGGTAATTGTAAACAATTGGTCTATACCCCACTTCAACAAACATGACTCAACCGCCCTACCTATGATGTCCCCTTTGTGATTAGCTATAAGGTAAAAGTTTAAGGTTTTCTTTTAGTAAGTCCAATCCCCATCAATGAAGTGTGCGGTGACTACCATGTAGTTTAAGTTTTGTATGGAGGTCCAAGTATCCGTTGTCACACAAACTAGTCGCCCAACAAAAGCCTTTCTCAAAATACCCACCTCACTAGAATAAATCTTCACACAAGCCCTTGCAATAGTAGTGCAATGAAGGATAGGTAACCTAGGCTCAACTATTTTCATAAATTCTTGAAAGCCATGATGCTCCACAAATTTAAAAGGTAATTTATCAATAATGATCATCCTTGCCAACGCCAACCTTATCCTCTCTTCACTATAGTTTGCAACCACTAACACATTTGAACCACTTTCCTCTTCCCTCTTAGCTTggaaaaacaaagttttttgcTTATCATCATAGGGAAAATGCCACTTCTTACATGCCTCCATGTGGTGCAACATGCTCGAAGTACCATTTTTCTTACCATGGcaattatattgatttttacaatacttgcaTTCAGACCTTGGCTTCTTGGGATCAGGACTAGCTAATTTAATGAAGTGTTGCCATAGTATAGATGGGTCCTTACCACCTTGTTTAGGTGGCATTGGGGGAAGTGATGCACTAAGTCCAATTGGTGTTGTAGGTTTAGATGGGTTAGGAGGAGGGGGGTCCCCAGGTGCACCAAATCTAGGTGGAGGATCGACatcaatctaataaaaaaaaaattccaatcaacaaaaaacaaagtttccacaacaatgtcaaaaaaaaaaaaaattctattaaataCAATGTCAAATAGCTCACTCTCCATCAATGAATGTCATAACTAGATCCAATAATTGCAATAAATTCTTTACAGTTTACAATGAATTTAAAAGATCACTTCAAAAGATGATGCACAAACTGAAAGTTATTT contains the following coding sequences:
- the LOC115961574 gene encoding zinc finger BED domain-containing protein RICESLEEPER 1-like; the protein is MRASPASFEKFQECVENEKIKAKCLLSLDVPTMWNSTYLKLNCALKFVRAFDRSKEEDGRHKLHFCEADRNGKKPIGPPNYLDWENVKTFVKFIGSLFVTSNTYFHELISIEDQLQQLCSVDGDPLLRSIDLKYVKFWFREWYGKDKGDVMSSRVRDALKRLYMERVGQNGASSSSGSGRRASLSRDSGPSVGNASFSDRIKSYNNRFKQHLADEDSVECKSELDRYLLESCEDPDVEDFDILMWWKMNSSRYRVLFQITRDVLAILNWLKDAKKKRPIKLQECMDNVKDMDGFEIDNEIALVCPMPMEEDPITVVLDDDE